One window from the genome of Paenibacillus sp. encodes:
- a CDS encoding diguanylate cyclase, whose amino-acid sequence MDHTFNGIDFLSALALALLFLYVLFTNEIRQLHKVYIAFHLAMMMWPFGMFSLSMTTHPEYQWYYVNLAFVGISFLGYGWLMFSLMLTRGLYRIKRAGYLILGMPALVAAVLVTLNPLHHLFATTATNWLEDRSYGPVFLYLLAISILYLALGGSVMIRALFRTKDFAFRRQLVLFLLGQTIMLLLALADTALTSTPWFPEYQDMEGLTSLGIVFSDICFVIAIRKNNAFRIISIALREVVDSMDTGIVILDDRHHVLDRNAVATRFLPMQIGQPFPIEMLMEGALEPGFGRSFLSSYFHETGKFLQTEVLVREPGGPSAHVSVRITPIYSDNGVYVGRIVTMQDVTEWRRLVLELNDRNEDLMARNSELTMMQEELSLANRKLELLATTDPLTGCYNRRYLFQMLEYQIAVEQRYHVPFSLLLFDVDHFKQINDTYGHHIGDEVLRHTAAVIRSRLRESDIFARYGGEEFTIYLPHTEKKDALRLAEQLRHIVESQIVETDRGPIQITISMGLISIDGDSYAGVNPKQFLVEVIRKADAALYLAKEQGRNRVVVA is encoded by the coding sequence TGCATAAAGTATATATCGCCTTTCATCTCGCCATGATGATGTGGCCCTTCGGTATGTTTTCCTTATCCATGACTACCCATCCGGAGTACCAGTGGTATTACGTCAATTTGGCGTTCGTCGGCATATCGTTTCTCGGATACGGTTGGCTCATGTTTTCTCTGATGCTGACCCGAGGGCTGTACCGAATCAAGAGGGCCGGTTATCTGATTCTCGGCATGCCGGCGCTCGTCGCCGCGGTGCTCGTCACGTTGAATCCGCTGCACCACTTATTCGCCACGACCGCGACGAACTGGCTGGAAGACCGTTCGTACGGACCTGTCTTTCTATATTTGCTTGCGATCAGTATTTTGTACTTAGCGCTCGGCGGGAGCGTCATGATCCGCGCGCTGTTTCGGACGAAGGATTTCGCCTTCCGCCGGCAGCTCGTCCTCTTTTTGCTCGGGCAAACGATCATGCTGCTGCTCGCGCTTGCCGATACGGCGCTGACGTCGACCCCTTGGTTTCCGGAATATCAGGATATGGAAGGGCTGACGTCGCTCGGCATCGTGTTCTCGGACATTTGCTTCGTCATCGCGATTCGCAAGAACAACGCTTTCCGGATCATTTCCATCGCGCTGCGGGAAGTCGTGGACAGCATGGACACCGGCATCGTCATCCTCGACGACCGCCATCATGTGCTGGACCGGAACGCGGTGGCGACGCGCTTCCTGCCGATGCAGATCGGGCAGCCCTTCCCGATCGAAATGCTCATGGAAGGGGCGCTCGAGCCCGGCTTCGGACGCAGCTTCTTGAGCTCTTATTTTCACGAGACGGGCAAGTTTCTGCAGACGGAAGTGCTCGTGCGGGAGCCCGGCGGCCCGTCGGCGCACGTATCCGTGCGCATTACGCCGATTTACAGCGATAACGGCGTGTACGTGGGGCGCATCGTGACGATGCAGGACGTGACGGAATGGCGCCGGCTCGTTCTCGAATTGAACGACCGCAACGAGGACTTGATGGCCCGCAACAGCGAGCTTACGATGATGCAGGAGGAGCTGTCGCTCGCCAACCGGAAGCTGGAGCTGCTGGCGACGACCGACCCGCTGACGGGCTGTTACAACCGCCGGTATTTGTTTCAGATGCTCGAATACCAGATCGCGGTCGAACAGCGCTACCACGTGCCGTTCTCGTTGCTGCTGTTCGACGTGGATCATTTCAAGCAAATTAACGATACGTACGGGCATCATATCGGGGACGAGGTGCTCCGGCATACGGCCGCAGTTATTCGCTCGAGGCTGCGCGAGAGCGATATTTTCGCCCGGTACGGCGGGGAAGAGTTTACGATTTATTTGCCGCACACCGAGAAGAAGGATGCGCTCCGTCTGGCGGAGCAGCTGCGGCATATAGTAGAATCGCAGATAGTGGAAACCGATCGGGGTCCCATTCAAATCACGATCAGCATGGGTCTCATCAGCATCGACGGGGACAGCTATGCCGGCGTGAACCCGAAGCAATTCCTCGTGGAAGTGATTCGAAAAGCGGACGCGGCTTTATATTTGGCCAAAGAGCAGGGGCGCAACCGCGTCGTCGTGGCGTAA
- a CDS encoding FGGY-family carbohydrate kinase → MVTVTVGMDIGTTNSKVGVFAEDGRQLAVVSRPTETLFDERTGINYYDPERMWRSLYEALTEALAAVDGASVASIGIASMAESGLVVERSTGVPRSPFLPWFDTCSEPQAALIKRESDPFERFRRSGLHGSFKLGLAKLLWIKEHAPEAFEGGDPAWLSASSWIAYRLSGRMAFDDSLAARTYAYRIDRREWDVEFVRHFGLPGTLFPEAVAGGQPIGVVLPELRANGLTERTQVAIAGHDHVAAALAVGAVRPGTVYDSMGTAETLVGTLDERELTRDDFEAGLSFGVHIAKGRYFWMGGQSSSGGSVEWLRSLLGDPQLSYERILALCAEAPEGPTGALYFPYLAGSGAPKPDSRARAAFVGLAKSHGKPELLKAALEGTAYQLEMMKRSAERLTGDRIDRLVVVGGGTRNPLWLSVKADITGCSLSLPGIPEATLLGAALASGIGAGLYGGAEEAVDAARRGLAADGVAARDIAPDPARAARYRALYERGYEPLQAPLRAFFAEAAQI, encoded by the coding sequence TTGGTTACAGTTACGGTAGGCATGGATATCGGGACGACAAACAGCAAGGTCGGCGTATTCGCGGAGGACGGGCGGCAGCTCGCGGTCGTCAGCCGGCCGACGGAGACGCTGTTCGACGAGCGGACAGGCATCAACTATTACGATCCGGAACGGATGTGGCGGTCGCTGTACGAGGCGCTGACCGAAGCTTTGGCGGCGGTAGACGGCGCTTCCGTCGCTTCGATCGGCATCGCGTCCATGGCGGAGAGCGGGCTCGTCGTCGAACGATCGACGGGCGTGCCTCGATCTCCGTTCCTGCCTTGGTTCGATACGTGCTCGGAGCCGCAGGCGGCGCTCATCAAGCGGGAGTCCGATCCGTTCGAGCGGTTCCGCCGCTCGGGGCTGCACGGCAGCTTCAAGCTTGGGCTCGCGAAGCTGCTGTGGATCAAGGAGCACGCCCCCGAGGCGTTCGAAGGCGGTGACCCCGCGTGGCTGTCGGCGTCGAGCTGGATCGCCTACCGGCTGAGCGGGCGGATGGCGTTCGACGATTCGCTCGCGGCGCGCACGTACGCGTACCGGATCGATCGGCGCGAGTGGGACGTCGAGTTCGTGCGCCATTTCGGCTTGCCGGGGACGCTGTTCCCCGAGGCGGTCGCGGGCGGGCAGCCGATCGGCGTCGTGCTGCCGGAGCTGCGCGCGAACGGGCTCACCGAGCGGACGCAGGTGGCGATCGCCGGACACGACCACGTCGCGGCGGCTCTTGCGGTCGGCGCGGTGCGGCCGGGAACGGTGTACGATTCGATGGGCACGGCGGAGACGCTCGTCGGTACGCTGGACGAGCGGGAGCTGACGCGCGATGATTTCGAAGCGGGCCTGTCATTCGGCGTGCATATCGCGAAAGGCCGATATTTTTGGATGGGCGGCCAATCGTCGTCGGGCGGCTCGGTCGAATGGCTGCGGTCGCTGCTCGGCGATCCGCAGTTGTCGTATGAGCGCATCTTGGCGCTGTGCGCCGAAGCGCCGGAAGGGCCGACGGGCGCGCTGTACTTCCCGTATTTGGCGGGCAGCGGCGCGCCGAAGCCGGATTCGCGCGCCCGCGCGGCGTTCGTCGGGCTCGCGAAGTCGCACGGCAAGCCGGAGCTGCTGAAGGCGGCGCTCGAAGGCACCGCGTATCAGCTGGAGATGATGAAGCGGAGCGCGGAGCGGCTGACGGGCGATCGGATCGACCGGCTGGTCGTCGTGGGCGGCGGCACGCGCAACCCGCTGTGGCTGTCCGTGAAGGCGGACATCACGGGCTGTTCGCTGTCGCTGCCGGGCATCCCGGAAGCGACGCTGCTCGGCGCGGCGCTTGCGTCCGGCATCGGCGCGGGGCTGTACGGCGGCGCGGAGGAAGCCGTCGACGCCGCCCGCCGCGGCCTCGCCGCGGACGGCGTCGCGGCGCGCGACATCGCGCCGGATCCGGCGCGGGCGGCGCGGTACCGCGCGCTGTACGAGCGCGGCTACGAGCCGCTCCAAGCGCCGCTGCGCGCGTTCTTCGCGGAAGCCGCGCAAATTTGA
- a CDS encoding C40 family peptidase: protein MIKARARFSIAIAILCAALAACGQQPQTGANQARDGQNTAQLDQANRGGGARMQQVDGGGAQAQRGGMAQQQTDGDVSLFAVNDGRREAVINAGKKYMGRPYEFGSSRTSTRTFDCSDFVRQAYLEGVKIKLPGDSRSQAAYAKSNGRIVRRWQDLKPGDIMFFMSYRGSKASNYKGIDKMKQRVTHDGIYLGNGKVLHTYSKESGGVRIDDFRGRHWEYRFLYGGSILK from the coding sequence ATGATCAAAGCGAGAGCGCGGTTTTCGATCGCGATCGCCATACTGTGCGCCGCTTTGGCCGCGTGCGGCCAGCAGCCGCAGACGGGCGCGAACCAGGCGCGGGACGGGCAAAACACTGCGCAGCTGGATCAGGCGAATCGAGGCGGCGGCGCGCGCATGCAGCAGGTGGACGGCGGCGGCGCGCAGGCGCAGCGAGGCGGCATGGCTCAGCAGCAGACGGACGGCGACGTGTCGCTGTTCGCGGTCAACGACGGGCGCCGGGAAGCCGTCATCAACGCGGGCAAGAAGTATATGGGCAGGCCGTACGAGTTCGGCTCGAGCCGTACGTCGACCCGCACGTTCGACTGCTCGGACTTCGTTCGGCAGGCGTATTTGGAAGGCGTGAAGATCAAACTGCCGGGGGACTCCCGCTCGCAAGCTGCGTACGCGAAGTCCAACGGCCGCATCGTGCGGCGCTGGCAGGATCTTAAGCCCGGGGACATTATGTTCTTCATGAGCTACCGCGGATCCAAGGCGTCGAATTACAAAGGCATCGACAAAATGAAACAGCGGGTCACGCACGACGGCATTTATCTCGGCAACGGCAAAGTGCTGCATACGTACTCGAAGGAGTCGGGCGGCGTCCGCATCGACGACTTCCGGGGACGGCACTGGGAGTATCGATTCTTGTACGGCGGTTCGATTTTGAAGTAA
- the thpR gene encoding RNA 2',3'-cyclic phosphodiesterase gives MTSAIRLFYAISLGAEAREALSDACAALRSEVPFASWTHPADYHVTVKFIGDVDPSLAERLAGPVREAVADAAPFGLALGGFDTFGRRGGAPDILWCGVTGAVDALRALHARVDAAAAQCGVARDTRPFRAHITAARRYRGDAFAAHAGRLAAAAPAPSPWRADELILYRTRFGQKPAYEALQRYPLGGSGGAE, from the coding sequence ATGACATCTGCCATACGGTTGTTTTACGCGATTTCGCTCGGCGCGGAAGCCCGGGAGGCGCTGTCCGACGCGTGCGCCGCCCTTCGGAGTGAAGTTCCGTTCGCTTCGTGGACCCATCCGGCCGATTACCACGTCACGGTCAAGTTCATCGGCGACGTCGATCCGTCGCTTGCGGAACGGCTCGCCGGCCCGGTGCGCGAAGCCGTCGCGGACGCCGCCCCCTTCGGTCTCGCGCTCGGGGGCTTCGATACGTTCGGGCGGCGCGGCGGCGCGCCCGACATTCTCTGGTGCGGCGTGACCGGCGCCGTCGATGCGCTGCGCGCGCTGCACGCGCGTGTCGACGCCGCCGCCGCGCAGTGCGGCGTGGCGCGGGATACGCGCCCGTTCCGGGCGCATATCACGGCGGCGCGCCGCTACCGCGGGGACGCTTTCGCCGCGCACGCGGGGCGCCTGGCGGCGGCCGCGCCGGCGCCTTCGCCGTGGCGCGCCGACGAGCTGATCCTGTACCGGACGCGGTTCGGGCAGAAACCCGCGTACGAGGCGCTGCAGCGGTACCCGCTCGGCGGCTCCGGCGGCGCGGAATAA